AATGAAAGGCATGCACGTTAAGGACTTCGTAGCCCCCGAAGCTGCAGCGATCGCTGCCCAACATACCCAAATGATCTGGTCGAAAAGCCATCACATTTTTGAATGTCTTCATATTCGAAAAGACGGGTCTCGTTTTCCCGTTCTAGTTGAAGTGGGAGTTGTCAGAGACGACAACCACAACCCAACATATTGTGTCGTTCACGCTCGCGACATTTCAAATCTTAAGCACAGCTTAAAGTAACACTTCTGTATTGCTACAAGCCAGACCTTGGCTTTCTTGAAGTCTTTCTTTTCTATCGCTGAAATTAAATGAAGTTGTAGAAAAGGAGGGAGCGATGACAAAAAAATTTATTATCGGACTCTTGTGTTTTTGTATGACATTCTTTACCGCGACTTCAAGTCTTGCGGGGTTGGTCACTCTTGAAGAAATGCACCAAAGAGCGAGAACCCAAGCACCCCTTCAGCAACGGCTGTTAGAACAGCTTGAGCGCCCTGAAAGTCAAGAGCAGCTTGCGAAGTTTGGAATCACCAAGGACGAAGCCCGCGCGCGATTAGCTGCCATGAACGAACAAGAACTTAAAGACTTCATTCAGTCTAAAAACTTAAATCAAGCTGGCGGTGACATAGGCATTGTTACAGTTTTGCTTATCATCATTATTGTGATTCTAATTAGATAGGACATCTTGTGCACTTTGTTCGGTATGTTTTACTTGCGGCATTTTTTCTGTTGCTGTGCAGTTGTATTAGTGCCCCAAAAATGCAATTAAAATCCTATGCTAACAAAGATTGGGACGCGCAAAAAAAACTGGATGTGGAATTTGTTCCGCAAAAGAAAAACTTGTGCGGTCCCAGTGTCATAAAAATGGCAGCCGAGATTTACAATCCTCCATTGCCCTTAGCCTCATATCAAAAAATCAGCTTTCGTGAAAATCTGCAAGGAACTTTTAAGTCCGATGTTTTATCAGCAGCCCGTCGTCTGGATTTAGTTCCTTATAAAGTCAATAGCATCAAAGAACTGATCGCCGAAATACACGACGGACACCCTGTTGTCGTCTTTCAAAACCTGGGCTTAAAGTGGATGCCACAGTGGCATTTCGCCCTGGTGGTCGGCTATAACCTGGAAAAAAACGTTTTGTATTTACATAGCGGTACCACAGCCTATGAAGAATGGAAGATGGATCACTTCGCCTATTCTTGGCAAGGGGGCGGATCTTGGGCTTACATCCTTTTACCACCGTCGCAACTTCCCAAAACCGTGACGTTTGATGAAGCCTTAGATAATGCGATGTTGTTTGAGAAAATAAAAAAGCCCACTATCGCAAAAACTATTTTTAAATCCATGACCCAGAAGTTCCCAGACCGTTATGAGCCCCACCTGGGCTTAGCAAATTTATATTACAATGAACAGAATCGGCCCTTGGCTATCATTCAGTCCCAAGAAGCCCTTAACAAAAATCCTTCAGAACCGGCTTTGCTTTTTAATCTCGCGATTCTTTATCACGAAGATGGTCAGTATGAAAAAGCCTACGAAATGAAAGATTTAGCTCTTGTGGCAACTCCGGAAGAATTAAAACTTATGTACTTAGAAAAACTCTCTTTTTAAAGGCCTTCAGCTTGACAAGAAGCCACTGCCAAAGCCATGCTTGCCCAGGTTTTGAGGGCTTTTTGTTCAATGGAAATTATTTATAAAGACGATTATTTTTTTGCGATTAATAAACCCTCTGGTTTTTTCGTGCATCCTCCGGAGCTATCTCCTTACCCGGTCCCACCAGAAAAAATTTGCCTTTATGTTCTGCGCGATTTACTGAAACAAGATGTATTTCCGGTTCACCGTTTGGATGCTCCCACAAGTGGTTTGGTTTTATTCACCATGGATAAACCTGCCACCCGCGAACTGAGCCGTCTTTTTATGGAAAGAAAAATCAGTAAGTCCTATCTAGCCGTGGCCCGTGGTCACTTACAAACTGAAGGACAAATCGATATTCCGCTTGAAATCGCGGGCTTTGATGACTTGCAAGAATCCCTGACCCGCTATAGAACCATCAAGCACATTGAACTTCCTTTTGCGGTGGGAAAAAAGTATGCGACTTCACGCTATACAATGGTCGAAGTGAATCCAGTTACGGGACGCTGGCACCAGATACGCCGCCACTTTGATCGCATCGCTCATCCTTTGATTGGAGATATCGAACACGGAGATACTTATCACAATCGATTCTTTCGGGATGAACTGCAGATCCCGGGACTATGTTTAAAAGCGCAAAGTCTTTCGTTCATTCATCCTTGGACAAATCAGGATATAAAAATTGAAGCGCCCGCCTGTGAAAAATGGACGAAGCTAGAGAAATTATTTTCTGCGTCTGGTGTTTAACATTCTGTTTGTTCGCACTTTTAATCCATGACCATTTTCTAACTTAAATCCTTAATCATTCTTTGGTCCAATAAGCCATCATGACAAAAGGAGTTGTTAATGAAATTGGAACGTCGAAATTTTATAAAGCTTGGTTTGACTCAAGCTTTCGTGCTAGGCGCAGCAAATAAGGCCTTCGCGCAAACCTCGCCCGGTTTCGTGAAAAGGCAAACAGGGCCATCGATTCTGCAAGGAGCTACGGACGACTCCAAAACCCAATTTTCCGTCGTGCACGACAAAGTGGTGCCCTTAAAATTTCTGGTTACAAACACCCTAGGACAAAGCTGGTACCCAGATGATCAGCGCACGATCACTTTTGCTGATCACGATCAGCAAATCACGAAAGTTTACTTTAAGAACTTATCCGCGCAAGATAACTACTTCCTCCATGTGATAGACGAAAACACGGATCAAGTGATTGATCTGCGCGAGTTTCACACTTTGGATTTAACGAAAACGGCTGTGAACTTTGCTCTGTGTTCATGCATGCATGATATGGATCACAAGCCAGAAATCTGGCGCAGCTTGGTTAATAAAAATCCTGATGTGATTTTTTTTATCGGCGACTGTGTTTATGTGGATTCAGGTCTTATCGGCGGCGGTGGGGTCAATCCCGCGCACATGTGGAAACGTTTCTGTGAGTCTCGCAAAACCTTAGATATTTACTATAGCAAGACGCTGATACCAATTATTGCAACTTGGGATGATCATGACTTTGGCAAAAACGACACTAATTCAAAAGACTTTGCCTATGTCAAAGAATCCCAAGATAACTTCTTAAGCTTTTTTGCCCAAGATCCAGATTACTGCGACCTTTTAAAGCGAGGGCCCGGGGTCAGCAGTGCCTTTCACTTCAGAGACCAGTTGTTCCTATTGATGGATGATCGCAGCTTCCGGGAACGCCGTGGTTCACGGGAACGTTATGGCCACTGGGGGCAGGAACAAGAAACTTGGATGTTACAACTAGTGCGCAATAATCAGGGACCAACCTGGTTATTAAACGGCAGTCAGTTATTTCCTAACGTTCCTTGGAAAGAATCTCTTTCTGGCGACCACCCCGTGAATTTTACTGAGGTGCTAAAGGAATTAAAAAACGCCTATTCTAAAGTGATCTTTGGCTCGGGAGACGTTCACTACAGTGAAATTTCACGGATCGAGTCTTCATTTTTGGGGTATCAAACCTATGAAATTACTTCTAGCTCTATTCATAGCCGAAATATCCCGGGCTCCCCCGACGTCATTCCCAACAATCGACGTATCATCGGCAACGGTCAGCGCAACTTTGTCTTAGTAGAATCCACAGCCAAAGCCAATGGGGCTTCATTCAGCGCCACTAGCTTTAGTGCTAATGACAAAGCTGCTTTTCAGCTACAGTTAACCGTTTAACGGTTAAGAAAAAATTTCCCTCACCTTGAATTAGCATCGTGGATACAGGATAGTGCCACTTCTAATTCAAGGTGGGTTTATGAAATTCCTTTTGTGGGTTCTTTTATTAATGCCAGTAATGAGTCATGGAAAAAACCAAGTAATATTCTTAGTAAATACGAAAGAACACGACATTCGCGGTGCCGTAACAGCCCCTTATCTTGATGAAGCTGCCGACCGTGACGTATGGAAGAAGCTTTATCCCCACGCTCACCTTTACACGATCCGCGCTAATACCATCGAAGAAATGAGAAAAGACCTTGAAGTCGCTATGGCAAACCCGCCTGAAGACAAAGAGGTCTTGGGTCTTTTCATCCGTTCCCACGGCGTGAAGATGAAGCTTTACAATGAACAAGAAACTTTTCAGCTCAATTTTCCTGAAGACATTCCCCAAGCATTCGGTCCTATCGTAGGGCGCTTTTCTAAAGATGCATTGGTTGCGTTTAATGCCTGTTCTGTGCTTGAAGGCATGAATGAAAACCAAGCCCAACAAGCCCTTTCGCAAATCACTTCTTCGTTAGGTATCACTAGCGGTCGTATTTACGCCAACCGCACGCCTGGCTATGAGGGCTTACGAAGTGCGATGAGAGTCGATATTCGCAATAAAGACATTCCCGCTTTGCAACGTGGTATTGCTGGCCTTATTTACGTGGGCTTCCCGATCACAGTTCCTATAGCCTTCCTTATGGAAAAAGGTTTTAACCGCGGCTACCTTATGGAAATCGATGGCACTAGCGCCAAAATCCACAGAACTGATTATTTCACTGTTTTAAAATGGCCGCTTAATTCGGTAGAGCTTTAAAGCTAAAGATTCTGTCTAAAACTTCGACAAAAAATGATTTTCGTTTTTTAAAAATCCCCCATGCTAAACTGAGTTTCATGATCAAAGAATTATGGAACTCTTTCCCGCGAATTCTAGAAGAAAAGATCAATGCCTTATTGGATGAGGCAGAACCTAGCTCTACAAAAGCCTTTCAACTTTATAAAACCTGCCAGCGGGAACAGGTTTTTTCGGGAACTTTTGAAAAGTTCACTGAACACTTAGATCAGTATTTTTCCATTGCCAAATCAGATCGCCGTAAAAGCGATATCGATCAACTGCTTGATCGCCCTTTGCATAGCAGCGTTTACTTAGAATTTCATTTAAACTTCAGAACAGCCCAAGTCAGCGCCTTGTCAGTTTCAAATATCGTAAGCTGGGCCCATAATCTTTTGCGTTTGAATTATCGCAACAACTCGCCGGTGATTTCGAGTGATGTTATTAACAAGGCTTTGCAATACATCATTAGCCCTCCCCTTTATGAAAAGGCTCAGGACATTAGCTTTGCTGATTTTTGTGAGGCTTGGAAAAAAACAGTCTTTAAACTTTTTGGGAAACAGTACGACGGCGAGTTTACTCAGATCATGAATGAACTGAAGTGGCTTGATAAACAGTCCACCGAAATGGCGGAAGCTCGCAGCATCAGTCATGAGCCATTCATCCCTACAATCTATTTAACACAAACTGAAATTGACTGGACGGAATCAGTTCACCGCGCGGTTTTCTTTCACCAACCGGTGCCGAAGTTTCCTTTGTCTAAGGGGCCGCAAAAGCAAAGACTGATTGATTTACAGCGAGCCATCAGTCTTTACAAAATCGTGCAATCAAGCAAACTCCCGGAGTTCGTAAAACACCGGGAGAATATTCGCACAACCATTCTTTCGCGCTGCGAATCTTTACTCAAAGACCGGGCTCGCTAGTTAGCCAAGTCCGAAGAACGCTTTCACGTTATTTTTTTCGTTGCACTCTTTAATACGATTGCTGTAGTCGGCTTTCACTTCATATTGAGCATCTGGATTGTAAACCCAGAACGGCACGGTGAAAGTCACCATTGTTTGCATTCCTGCGCCTAAACCATGCACAACGACTTCACGAATGGTTGATCCATCAACCACAAGTCGCACGACAAAAGTCGCCGCCGCTTTCCCACCCTGGTTTTTAACCACAGCCTTAATGATAGAACTATGAGTTGGATGATCATAAAGAGGATCTAAAAGATTTGACACGACCAGATCTGGATACGCTCTACAAAGCGGCGGAAGGATTCGGTCACCAGGGATTGGTCTTACAGGCTCCAATCTTGAATATCGGTCTTCGATACTGAACACTTCTGTTGTTGTTTCAAAGCCCTCATGGGCTTGCGCGACGGATGCTAAAGTTAAAGAAAGTAACATACCCGAAAATACTGTTTTGATGGTTTGAGATTTCATGATTGCGCTCCTTGTTGCAGTGGTTATTTTTTGTCTGTGCGGCTCACTGTTAGTAAGGAAAAGCAAACAAGGTGCCATCAAAACTGGTGCTAAATGGTCCCTGCACTTTTAGAGTGTGGAAATGTCATTTGTCCGCGCGCATTGAGAGGACCTTGCTTGCTTTGTGTCTGCCTTTGCGACATAACAAAGCCACAAATTTTTTGAGGAGCGCATCCATGCTTAGAAGTCTTTTTGCCTTTATGGCAGTGATTCTTTTTTCAGTAACAGGTTTTGCTAAAGAGTATGTTGAAGGTGACTTGCATAAAAACGACAGCAAGTGGTTTCAGTTCAACATCATGCAAAGTATCGACAACAAGATTCCTTTTGATAATCAAAACGACACTTATTTTGAAATGGAATTTGGTGGACGTTCTGGGATCTTTGACCTTTACGGTTACCTAGATGTGTTTGACGTTTTCGATTCAAAAGATAGCGATCGCCATGGCACAGACACACAAAATGAAGACAACTTTTTCTTTAAGTTTGCTCCCCGCGTTTCTTTTGATGCAGTGACAGGAAAAGATCTTAGCATAGGTCCGTTTAAAGAATTTTATGTTTCGATGTTGTTCAATATCGGCGAACAAGATTTGTTTGAAGAGTTCGTAGGCTTAGGCACCGACCTGGAAGTTCCTTGGATGGGAACTATGGGAGTGAACCTGATGGCCCGCTACGTGCGCGAAAACTTCAACGCTGCCAACGAAGGCCGTTGGGATGGCTACGTACTCGCTACAAACTGGTTTAAACCATTTTATTTCTTTAGCAATGGCAGCTTCCTAACTTGGCAGGGTTATTTAGATTACAAATTTGCAGCAACGCAAATTTCTGATGATGTGAATCGCACGGATTCTTCTTTAGAATGGTTTAACGGTCTTTACTGGCATTCCCCTCGTTATGCCGCGGGATACGGTTTAAAGCTTTATAAAGATATGGCTTTATTCAAAGACGGTGGCTTTGCTGGAGAGACTTCAGGCTTCGGGCACTATTTGGCACTGACCTATAAGTTTTAGTCGTAAATCCAAAGACTTTGACTTTAAAATACAAAGGCTATAATTCCGATCTTCATTAACGGGGGCCCTTTATGAAGTTCATTATAGCCTTTCTTATCAGTTTCTCGTTCTTTCAAGCTCAAGCATCTGAAAAAATCCAAATCAAAAGCATGCAAGAAGTTCTGCAAAAAGTAGAACAGTATCAAAAAATTTATTCTCCATCGCAGATCCTTTTAGTTTTTGATATCGACAATACAATCCTGACTACTGAAAAAGACCTGGGCGGTGATGCTTGGTTTTCTTGGCAGGAAGAAAAACTTAAAAACAAAGATACTGCTGACTTAGCGGCTCCGGACTTTGATAGCTTACTTCGCGTTCAAGGTTATCTTTTCACTTTAGGCAAAATGCGCACTCCGGAAACAATGACCCCGGCACTACTAAATCATTTCCAACAACAGGGTTTCCCCTTATTCCTTCTTACTTCCCGCGGCGCTGACTTCCAAAACGTGACACAAAAGGAATTGGCCCGTCACGGTTACAACCCTACTTTGACTTCTCCAGGACCTTTAGGAGGATTTGCGAGCCGATTTACTCCGATCAACGTTCAACAACCTTCTGAAAACTGCCTGACTGCGCAAGAACTTGCTTTGTGGGGTGTCAAGGATTCACGTCCTTCTGTATATGAAGACGGCGTTTTCTATACAAGCGGCCAACATAAAGGTGCGATGTTAAGAGCCATCCTGTGCAAAGTACGCCAAGATTATCCTGTGATCATCTTTGTTGATGACCATGAAAAGCACGTAGATCGCGTTTTAAAGGCTTATGAAGGAAGCGCAGTGGACGTAGTATCCATGCGCTATGGTGCGATGGATCCACAAGTGGAGCGCTTTAAGAAGTCCGATAAACAAGAAGTTATTAGTGAGTGGAACAAGATCAAAGCGCTCTTAGAAGAAGTCTTCGGCGCTTACTAAAACTTCCCTTTAAAAGGGCGCCCCACAGGCGCCTTTTTTATTTGCGTCCATTACAGAACCCTCAAGGCACGTCCGCATCAGGCAATTCTTTTGACTCGTTCCCTAAAGAATTTTAGCTTTAAACACGGAGGCCTTTGGATGTTTCGCAATAGTTTAATTGTTCTGCTATTCTGCTTAATACAAGCCCCCCTATTCAGTGCCCATGGCCACATGATTTACATTTACCACCCGCCTGAGTCCGACATGGACACACGCTATACCTATCACTGGGATTTGTTAAAAGCGGCCCTGGAAGCGACAAAAGAAAAATACGGAGCCTACACCCTTAAGCCCTCAGTACGCATGACAGAAGACCGCCAGGTGCGTGAGCTTCGCAGCAATAGCAAAAAGCTCACTGTGATGATTCGCGAAACATCCATTGAGCGTGAGCAGGAACTTGAGACCGTTCGTATTCCAATCGATAAAAATCTTATTGGTTACCGAGTTCTTTTGATCAATAAAAAAGATAAAAAGACCTTTGATAGTATTAAAACCTTGGATCAGTTAAAGAAAATCCCCATGCGCCAGGGTGAAGGCTGGGGGGATATTGCGATCCTAGAGCAGGCTGGCTTTAATGTGATTAAAGAAGTTTATTATGATCGCATTTTTGAAAACTTGATTTTTAGCGATCATACGACAGCCTTCCCTCGCGGCGTCACCGAAGTCCAAGATGAATTCGCGGCTCGCAAAAATCGTCTGCCAAACCTAGCTATCGAAGATAATATAATGATGTTTTATTCTTTGCCGACTTACTTTTGGTTTCCGAAAACTGAAGACGGCAAGAAACTGGCGCAAAGAACTAAAGAAGGTTTAGAAAAACTGATTGATAGTGGCGAATTTGATAAAAAGTTTAATCAATATTATGGAAAAGTCATTGATCAGTTAAACCTAAAGAAAAGAAAACTTTTTAAAGTTAACAATCCTTTTTTGCCGACCACAGTTCCTGTTGATAACAAGAAACTGTGGTTTGACCCGACAAAATAATTACTCACACACTTTCGCTGAAACTGCTTTGATGTAGCTTCTGATTTGCGTCTCGTCGGCTTTTAGACGGTTTAGGTCTAAAAGCTCCCCACCTGCAATGATAAGATCACGGGTTGAGTGCGCGATCACTCGTTCGTAAACTAAGCCTTTTTCTTTAAGGCGAGCCTTACAAGCGTAACCTTCTGGTCTTTGTTTGCAGTATTGAAGACGTGCCAAACCGAAGGTGAAATCAGTTGTTGTCGTGATGTTGTAAGCACCTTCTTCAAAACTTGAGTAA
This is a stretch of genomic DNA from Bdellovibrio reynosensis. It encodes these proteins:
- a CDS encoding pseudouridine synthase, with the translated sequence MEIIYKDDYFFAINKPSGFFVHPPELSPYPVPPEKICLYVLRDLLKQDVFPVHRLDAPTSGLVLFTMDKPATRELSRLFMERKISKSYLAVARGHLQTEGQIDIPLEIAGFDDLQESLTRYRTIKHIELPFAVGKKYATSRYTMVEVNPVTGRWHQIRRHFDRIAHPLIGDIEHGDTYHNRFFRDELQIPGLCLKAQSLSFIHPWTNQDIKIEAPACEKWTKLEKLFSASGV
- a CDS encoding DUF2608 domain-containing protein is translated as MKFIIAFLISFSFFQAQASEKIQIKSMQEVLQKVEQYQKIYSPSQILLVFDIDNTILTTEKDLGGDAWFSWQEEKLKNKDTADLAAPDFDSLLRVQGYLFTLGKMRTPETMTPALLNHFQQQGFPLFLLTSRGADFQNVTQKELARHGYNPTLTSPGPLGGFASRFTPINVQQPSENCLTAQELALWGVKDSRPSVYEDGVFYTSGQHKGAMLRAILCKVRQDYPVIIFVDDHEKHVDRVLKAYEGSAVDVVSMRYGAMDPQVERFKKSDKQEVISEWNKIKALLEEVFGAY
- a CDS encoding CARDB domain-containing protein — encoded protein: MKSQTIKTVFSGMLLSLTLASVAQAHEGFETTTEVFSIEDRYSRLEPVRPIPGDRILPPLCRAYPDLVVSNLLDPLYDHPTHSSIIKAVVKNQGGKAAATFVVRLVVDGSTIREVVVHGLGAGMQTMVTFTVPFWVYNPDAQYEVKADYSNRIKECNEKNNVKAFFGLG
- a CDS encoding alkaline phosphatase D family protein; its protein translation is MKLERRNFIKLGLTQAFVLGAANKAFAQTSPGFVKRQTGPSILQGATDDSKTQFSVVHDKVVPLKFLVTNTLGQSWYPDDQRTITFADHDQQITKVYFKNLSAQDNYFLHVIDENTDQVIDLREFHTLDLTKTAVNFALCSCMHDMDHKPEIWRSLVNKNPDVIFFIGDCVYVDSGLIGGGGVNPAHMWKRFCESRKTLDIYYSKTLIPIIATWDDHDFGKNDTNSKDFAYVKESQDNFLSFFAQDPDYCDLLKRGPGVSSAFHFRDQLFLLMDDRSFRERRGSRERYGHWGQEQETWMLQLVRNNQGPTWLLNGSQLFPNVPWKESLSGDHPVNFTEVLKELKNAYSKVIFGSGDVHYSEISRIESSFLGYQTYEITSSSIHSRNIPGSPDVIPNNRRIIGNGQRNFVLVESTAKANGASFSATSFSANDKAAFQLQLTV
- a CDS encoding PA2778 family cysteine peptidase, with amino-acid sequence MQLKSYANKDWDAQKKLDVEFVPQKKNLCGPSVIKMAAEIYNPPLPLASYQKISFRENLQGTFKSDVLSAARRLDLVPYKVNSIKELIAEIHDGHPVVVFQNLGLKWMPQWHFALVVGYNLEKNVLYLHSGTTAYEEWKMDHFAYSWQGGGSWAYILLPPSQLPKTVTFDEALDNAMLFEKIKKPTIAKTIFKSMTQKFPDRYEPHLGLANLYYNEQNRPLAIIQSQEALNKNPSEPALLFNLAILYHEDGQYEKAYEMKDLALVATPEELKLMYLEKLSF
- a CDS encoding PA2779 family protein, translating into MTKKFIIGLLCFCMTFFTATSSLAGLVTLEEMHQRARTQAPLQQRLLEQLERPESQEQLAKFGITKDEARARLAAMNEQELKDFIQSKNLNQAGGDIGIVTVLLIIIIVILIR
- a CDS encoding nucleoside-specific channel-forming Tsx family protein, whose amino-acid sequence is MLRSLFAFMAVILFSVTGFAKEYVEGDLHKNDSKWFQFNIMQSIDNKIPFDNQNDTYFEMEFGGRSGIFDLYGYLDVFDVFDSKDSDRHGTDTQNEDNFFFKFAPRVSFDAVTGKDLSIGPFKEFYVSMLFNIGEQDLFEEFVGLGTDLEVPWMGTMGVNLMARYVRENFNAANEGRWDGYVLATNWFKPFYFFSNGSFLTWQGYLDYKFAATQISDDVNRTDSSLEWFNGLYWHSPRYAAGYGLKLYKDMALFKDGGFAGETSGFGHYLALTYKF